The Mus caroli chromosome 1, CAROLI_EIJ_v1.1, whole genome shotgun sequence genome has a window encoding:
- the Nmur1 gene encoding neuromedin-U receptor 1 isoform X1: protein MTKTPPCLNCSIFPGALSPNASRSPLVCNISEFKWPYQPEDLNLTDEALRLKYLGPQQMKQFVPICITYLLIFVVGTLGNGLTCTVILRNKTMRTPTNFYLFSLAVSDMLVLLVGLPLELYEMQQNYPFQLGASACYFRILLLETVCLASVLNVTALSVERYVAVVHPLQAKSVMTRAHVRRMVGAIWALATLFSLPNTSLHGLSQLTVPCRGPVPDSAMCSLVRSMDFYKLVVLTTALLFFCLPMVTISVLYLLIGLRLRRERMLLQVEVKGRKTAAAQETSHRRIQLQDRGRRQVTKMLFALVVVFGICWAPFHADRIMWSLVYGHSTEGLHLAYQCVHIASGIFFYLGSAANPVLYSLMSTRFRETFLQALGLGTQCCHRHQPYHGSHNHIRLTTGSTLCDVGHRNSRDEPLAVNEDPGCQQETDPS from the exons ACTCCTCCCTGCCTCAATTGTTCCATCTTTCCTGGAGCGCTCTCCCCAAATGCTTCAAGGAGCCCCCTGGTCTGCAATATCAGTGAGTTCAAGTGGCCCTATCAACCTGAGGACCTGAACCTTACCGATGAGGCCCTGCGGCTGAAGTATTTGGGGCCACAGCAGATGAAACAGTTTGTCCCCATCTGTATCACGTACTTGCTGATCTTCGTGGTGGGCACTCTGGGCAACGGGCTGACCTGCACAGTCATCCTGCGCAACAAGACTATGCGCACGCCCACCAACTTCTACCTCTTCAGCCTCGCCGTGTCCGATATGCTGGTGCTCCTGGTGGGCTTGCCCCTGGAGCTATATGAGATGCAGCAAAATTACCCGTTCCAGCTGGGTGCAAGTGCCTGCTACTTCCGAATACTGCTCTTAGAGACCGTCTGCCTAGCTTCAGTGCTCAATGTCACAGCCCTGAGTGTGGAGCGTTATGTGGCCGTGGTGCACCCACTCCAAGCCAAGTCTGTGATGACACGGGCCCATGTGCGCCGTATGGTGGGGGCCATCTGGGCCCTCGctactctcttctctctgcccaaCACCAGCCTGCATGGCCTCAGTCAACTAACTGTGCCCTGCCGGGGGCCGGTGCCCGACTCAGCTATGTGTTCGCTGGTGCGTTCCATGGACTTCTACAAGTTGGTGGTACTGACTACCGCACTGCTCTTCTTCTGTCTGCCCATGGTCACCATCAGTGTGCTGTATCTGCTCATTGGGCTGCGGCTGCGGAGAGAGAGGATGTTGCTCCAAGTGGAGGTCAAGGGCAGGAAAACCGCAGCAGCCCAGGAGACCTCCCACCGAAGGATTCAGCTGCAAGATAGGGGACGGAGACAGGTGACCAAGATGCTGT TTGCACTGGTTGTGGTATTCGGCATCTGCTGGGCTCCATTCCATGCGGACCGTATCATGTGGAGCCTAGTGTATGGACACTCAACGGAAGGCCTGCACCTGGCCTACCAGTGTGTCCACATTGCCTCTGGCATCTTCTTCTATCTCGGCTCAGCAGCCAACCCGGTGCTCTACAGCCTCATGTCTACTCGCTTCCGAGAGACCTTCCTGCAAGCCCTGGGCCTTGGAACCCAGTGCTGTCATCGCCACCAACCCTATCATGGCTCCCATAACCACATCAGGTTGACCACAGGCAGCACCCTGTGTGATGTGGGCCACAGGAACAGCAGGGACGAACCCCTGGCTGTGAATGAGGATCCAGGGTGTCAGCAAGAGACAGACCCCTCCTAA
- the Nmur1 gene encoding neuromedin-U receptor 1 isoform X2 encodes MTPPCLNCSIFPGALSPNASRSPLVCNISEFKWPYQPEDLNLTDEALRLKYLGPQQMKQFVPICITYLLIFVVGTLGNGLTCTVILRNKTMRTPTNFYLFSLAVSDMLVLLVGLPLELYEMQQNYPFQLGASACYFRILLLETVCLASVLNVTALSVERYVAVVHPLQAKSVMTRAHVRRMVGAIWALATLFSLPNTSLHGLSQLTVPCRGPVPDSAMCSLVRSMDFYKLVVLTTALLFFCLPMVTISVLYLLIGLRLRRERMLLQVEVKGRKTAAAQETSHRRIQLQDRGRRQVTKMLFALVVVFGICWAPFHADRIMWSLVYGHSTEGLHLAYQCVHIASGIFFYLGSAANPVLYSLMSTRFRETFLQALGLGTQCCHRHQPYHGSHNHIRLTTGSTLCDVGHRNSRDEPLAVNEDPGCQQETDPS; translated from the exons ATG ACTCCTCCCTGCCTCAATTGTTCCATCTTTCCTGGAGCGCTCTCCCCAAATGCTTCAAGGAGCCCCCTGGTCTGCAATATCAGTGAGTTCAAGTGGCCCTATCAACCTGAGGACCTGAACCTTACCGATGAGGCCCTGCGGCTGAAGTATTTGGGGCCACAGCAGATGAAACAGTTTGTCCCCATCTGTATCACGTACTTGCTGATCTTCGTGGTGGGCACTCTGGGCAACGGGCTGACCTGCACAGTCATCCTGCGCAACAAGACTATGCGCACGCCCACCAACTTCTACCTCTTCAGCCTCGCCGTGTCCGATATGCTGGTGCTCCTGGTGGGCTTGCCCCTGGAGCTATATGAGATGCAGCAAAATTACCCGTTCCAGCTGGGTGCAAGTGCCTGCTACTTCCGAATACTGCTCTTAGAGACCGTCTGCCTAGCTTCAGTGCTCAATGTCACAGCCCTGAGTGTGGAGCGTTATGTGGCCGTGGTGCACCCACTCCAAGCCAAGTCTGTGATGACACGGGCCCATGTGCGCCGTATGGTGGGGGCCATCTGGGCCCTCGctactctcttctctctgcccaaCACCAGCCTGCATGGCCTCAGTCAACTAACTGTGCCCTGCCGGGGGCCGGTGCCCGACTCAGCTATGTGTTCGCTGGTGCGTTCCATGGACTTCTACAAGTTGGTGGTACTGACTACCGCACTGCTCTTCTTCTGTCTGCCCATGGTCACCATCAGTGTGCTGTATCTGCTCATTGGGCTGCGGCTGCGGAGAGAGAGGATGTTGCTCCAAGTGGAGGTCAAGGGCAGGAAAACCGCAGCAGCCCAGGAGACCTCCCACCGAAGGATTCAGCTGCAAGATAGGGGACGGAGACAGGTGACCAAGATGCTGT TTGCACTGGTTGTGGTATTCGGCATCTGCTGGGCTCCATTCCATGCGGACCGTATCATGTGGAGCCTAGTGTATGGACACTCAACGGAAGGCCTGCACCTGGCCTACCAGTGTGTCCACATTGCCTCTGGCATCTTCTTCTATCTCGGCTCAGCAGCCAACCCGGTGCTCTACAGCCTCATGTCTACTCGCTTCCGAGAGACCTTCCTGCAAGCCCTGGGCCTTGGAACCCAGTGCTGTCATCGCCACCAACCCTATCATGGCTCCCATAACCACATCAGGTTGACCACAGGCAGCACCCTGTGTGATGTGGGCCACAGGAACAGCAGGGACGAACCCCTGGCTGTGAATGAGGATCCAGGGTGTCAGCAAGAGACAGACCCCTCCTAA